Genomic DNA from Parambassis ranga chromosome 5, fParRan2.1, whole genome shotgun sequence:
CGGTGGTAAACAGAGTCTGATCTCTCACACGTCAACCCGGGTCAGAGTTCTGGATGGAGGCCAGCGGGGCTACTGATCCTCTCCCACCTCTCTCCTACACCCCTGTCTCCACACAAACTTCACTTTTTCCGGCTTTGAAAGGAGCATCCAACTTTTCAAGCAGACTTTAAGTCTGGtttcaaacatttttcagcTGAAAGGTGGACTTCAAACAACACCGGTGTCAtttctgtttgctttgtttattgtgtgtatttttactaATTTTAATTTgggctttttttcctcctgttggCTGAGTCTCTGTTTCATGCTCAATGGCACTTGGAGTGCTGAACCCACAAGTGAAAAGCTCCCTAAGTGGGaccacattttttgaccatgGTTCTATAGAAGAGCAGGaacctccacctccactccGTAGCTACCTTTGTTTGACTATTTTTGCCTGCTTTTGTCCGGCCTACCCCATCAACATTGTGGCCTTGGTTTTTTCTGTCATGGTAAGCATGCATCTATAACATCAATGAGGAATCATCTTCCAGTGTGCACgtactgttttttttaccattaaGTGATGTGTTCTCCCTGTCTGAATATTGCTGGACACTTGGATGTaaccctgtcacacacacacctgctctgcCCATCAAACATCCACTCCATGTtgcacacagaaataaacattcaCTAATCCAATTACAAACTGTGCACACTGTATCAGGTGACGGCTTCATCtgaacatttatttgttttacatCTTGAAAGTGAATTTTTCTTCTCCAGTCCAGAAACAGTTATTATCATGGGGACTATGATGGTTCAAGGCAACTGGGAAGGAACGCTCTCTACGTCTCTGTTGCTTGCATCATCATCGGCCTCCTCATCATCGCCATCTCCTGTATTGTTCATTTTACTACAGTAAGTCAGACTGTATGGATTGGATAGTTATTTGATTACCAATAATGACCATGTGATGATCTTCTATTTAATCGAAACAGTGTATTGAAGCCTGCTACTACATGGTGGAGATGTGTTTCTGTAGGCATCAGCCATTACATGTCACCCAAAGTCTTTCACGACATTTCTTTGTTTAATGAGCTTcttttctgtgctgcagacagagttTTAACTCAATGGAAgtggacacagaggagagaaggggaAAGGAAACATCTGAATAGAAACCCCTGGATGTCTGGACTGACTCATACATTAATTGGCTCATACAACCTGCCAATGACTCAGTCAGTCTGACTCAGCTGATGTTTACTTAAATCTGTACTTCACCTTTCTCTTCACCTCTCACTTTCCACATGTTTACGGACAAACTATACAGTCTGGTGAGTGTATATATTTCATTAACTATACGTTGGTGTCGCTTTGATTCAAGAGGCAGCTTTTTACATACACTGTATGATTTGTTGACTGAGAAATGAATTTAGCATCAAAACAATGCTAGaatgtaataaatatttattcataACAAAACAATCAGGAGTGCTCAGAAAATGATATTCCATAATAAATATGAATACATATGTGTGCTTTATTTCTGTATTGCCTTCCTTTTAATAGAAATATTTAGCAAGGACTTTTCAGTGATGACAATTTTGTATTCAttatcaataataaaataagatctag
This window encodes:
- the LOC114435732 gene encoding transmembrane protein 233, which gives rise to MALGVLNPQVKSSLSGTTFFDHGSIEEQEPPPPLRSYLCLTIFACFCPAYPINIVALVFSVMSRNSYYHGDYDGSRQLGRNALYVSVACIIIGLLIIAISCIVHFTTTEF